The Raphanus sativus cultivar WK10039 chromosome 6, ASM80110v3, whole genome shotgun sequence sequence CTTTAAACTGGTCTCCATACTCCAGTGCATGTGTTTCAATGATGATTGTattcaaattttgatttgacTTTAGATTAACTTGTTTATGTAATTAAACGTCATCCAAGTTTAAAACAATATACGCAATTCCATTGTATGTATATTTTAACTTCAACCATTGTATAATATACATGACGGCTGGATTTTCCAATGATTAGTCTATGTTTCTTCTTGGAAaccttatatatattaaagaaaacaGAAGATAATGAGTGTATATTAAAGTATGTATTAATATGGTAAGATGttcatattaaattaataacCGTGGCAAGCAAGTCCATGAGAAACCAAATTGCTGGATCTAATCTGTGTTGTGTATATTTGTTGACTCTAACTCTCTTTTTTATACGATTCACATTTTTAGTAGGAGTTTCTAAGAACCACGTATGTGATGATACAATGCTAAAAAGACGATACTATCCTAGATGTTCAGCCGGCTTGGTATGCATTGCGTTCGGCGGTCAAAGGGTGAAACTGAAAATGTCAAATTTGTTCCAAAGTCAAACAATCAGTGCTGTTTGTTGTTAGAATATTACTATATTAGGTTAGTACACAGCTCCTTTTGTTCAAAGTTCAAACTACAAAAAGTCGAACTTTTAGGTATAGCGcttgtatatatatgtgacTCCAAGTTCTCAACTTTCATTACAAACTTTCTCATTCAATTCCATCTTATTTTCTAACAAACAAAAGCTTCTTTTgctttcttattttaaaaaaatcttaccaACCCAAAAAAgtatgaagagagagagatctgagtTCGAACAATCCATCAAGAATCTAGACATTGCTAGATGTTTGATGATACTATCACAAACCTCCATAGTCAAACAAGTCGATGTGAACCAATATACCGAGCGCAATACAAGTAACCGGTTCGAGTGCAAAACGTGTAACCGGAAATTTTCTTCGTTTCAAGCCCTAGGTGGCCACCGAGCAAGCCATAAGAAGCCAAAGCTATCCGTTGACCAGAAAGAGGTGAAGCATGTTACCAACAGTTATAATGGAACTCGTGTTCACGAGTGTTCGATATGCGGTCAGAGTTTTGGGACTGGACAGGCTTTAGGTGGTCATATGAGACGGCATAGGTCAAGCACGAAGGTGGAGCCATCGCAGCTCATATCTCCCGTGATTCCTAACGTGCCGGTTCTGAAACGATGCAGTAGTAGCAAGAGGGTTTTGTCTTTGGATTTGAATCTAACTCCCTTAGAGAATGATCTTGAAACTATTTTTGGGAAGACGTTTTTCCCCAACATAGATATGAAATTCgttgtttagtttagtttttgtttttttcagtcGTTTagattatcaaaattattttgtattataattCTTCCATTGTCTTAATTAATTCTTTCAAacgtgttgacaaaaaaaaaattctttcaaaCGTTATGTTCATTGTTGGTTGTCATGTAGATGTATGTCATGTATGCGAAATAGTTAGCtgaattgtttcattttctttttctgcaACGAGAGTACAACATGATCATTACTGGGCCAAAAGGTGGGCTCAACTAACCAAAGTATAATCATATGAAACATGATCCGTCTACCCAAAGGATGATGAACAAACAGTCGATTAAATACTAATGAAGTTCTCGCTTGCTTCAGGAGAAACTTATCTTTCTTGGATGAGTATTCAATCATTATTCGTATtattattatacttatacattTCTTTCATAACCAAATTTACCTATATAAATCAACTCATATTTTCAAACTTCATATTTCCAAAACAATTCCTCTCTTTAACAACGACAGAAATCAATCCATGTTAGTATgttacataaaaacaaaaactttttttgtcactgcacataaaaacaaaaactaattaaaaaaactaataaaaagttCAGTTATATTATATTAGCTTTTACCGGATCACAATGTAACGAAATGATTTGGATTAACAATAGAGCCTTAATATCAGTTATAGATCAATCATTATATAAGGTTTCtaattttctctataaatagattATAGAGCTATCTCTTTATGGAGAGACATcaaaaaaagagaacaaaataatattgtaatttACCTTCAAGTAAGAAATAAGAAAGATAATCATTACAGTATTGGCATAATGACTTTCTTAAGTGATTGGTTGGGCTGTTGCTGTAAAAATTTAGCTTTAAAATTTGGGTTGTAGGTGTTTTGGCTGTAGCTGTAAATTTGTTGCTGTAGATTTTTGACAGAAATTTTTGCTGTAATTATGTTGACTGTAGCTGTAAATTATTTGACTgtagatttcaaaataaaacatgattGGCAATATAAAAATTGTAGCTGTAAATTTTTGGTTGTagtattttaatgtaatatataaaaaacttttatGTTATTGAAACCCCCAAAAACTTAATAGTTTATGATAAAAACCATCTAATAATAGTAAAACACAATAGAAGTGGCATGAGAATATTTTAAATCTCATGGATAAAAGCATGTAATATAAGCATGTTAATTACAATAGACGTTTAATCGTAGTGTAACGTGCTCGTAACGTGAAGATGGTGATAAACGATGATGTATGcattttaattattgttcaTAAACAATTTTGATACACGCTTAatgtcaaacaaaaaaagatctagttataataatttaaataagaagAACAGTCAACCGTAACGAAGAAGATGAGTTtgacaaataatcaaaagaaaTTCTATTGTATGACAAAGAAATTCTACGTTAAGAGCAAAAGAAATTAAGACAAAAGAGAAGATGAGAATAAAAGACTTACTTGTGCTTGAAAAATATGGAGCTGCCCGTGGgtttttttaattgataatttctgtttttatgtttatctAATAAGTATAAATGcctttttgattttaaaacttCTACAACCCAAAAAATAGGGATGTGGCactttaaactaaaataaagagaaaaaggaagtttttttttttgctgtaactttgaaaaataaatctacatcttgattggtaaaattttgctgtaactttaaattttaaaactaaagctACATCATAAGTGGTTAGATatgttgttttaaaaataaataaagctaaaaCAGCAAGTTAAATCCCAACCAATCACCCTCGTAGACAGTCCTGCATATATGGAACTAATtaaagatttcaaaatttaaatataccTTATGAACTTGTAGCAAAACATGAGTCTCTGAGATGCCTTGCATGTCTAttgttgtttttacttttttggttATTTCAATGGTGTTCAGGGTTTGAATTGGCACGATAAGATTGAACAAATTGAAGCATGGTCCACGTAAACGTTTCCAACTCCTTACTAAGGATCCACATTTTCTTTATTCTTAAGGATTGGACTATGGTTTGGTTTTGACTTCCTCTTTTCTAAAATTCAACTTTTTattgttaataaaaaatattagctCACCCATAAATATTACAGTACTTAATATTCCTTCCGTTTCTAAAAAATCCTGATTCTATgatttttacacatattaagaaaacacattaaatttgcatagtttttgtgattatttttcCGTAATTTTAAGTCAGTAAAAAACTAATAAGTGCAATTAaggtttttgaaatttataattatttaataaacatgcattgaaaatacaaaaaaaatatattttgtagaaacaattttttttttctagaatatgaatcttttagaaacagagagagtcaaaacattaaaataagtatTACTGTAATAATCCGTGGgtaataataacaaataaaatagcACTGCAATATAGTTGATTCTGAATCTGTAAAGGTCTTCTATTTTAGTGAGCGCACACAATTAATTGCCATTTCTAGCGACCAATAAAAAGAGCTAATAACATGTGATAGCCACTACTTCTCATCATCGACCACCACCATCACATGGTCCACATCTCTAGTTTACAAAGTATATTCATTCGAAcaagtacaaatataaaagaCAAATATGTAATACAATGCATGCGTGTCTTTAAACATGAacattacttttatttttataataatgttgAGTATAATTCGATGTACCGAGTTTTGATTCTGAAGATGGAGACCGTATTTGAATAACCGAATGTCTATGGCTCTGTTCGTTTTGTGAACTGGATGACAATTCTAGACGTGGCATCTGCACGCAGTAATTGGATGCAGCAATCAGATGTTGTTCGTTCGCGATTCTGAAAATTTTGGATCATGCGTCTGGAAACTGTATCTAGATGCAGTTATGTTCGTTTTGTATTCTGTAATTTTGTATCTAGATGAATTTTATGTCAAATGACCAAAAACTCcttatcttttcttttggtcTAAACATATATAACTATATCTAAAAGTGAAACTAACttgtaaaaaatatgtttaactataaataaaatagagataaataaaaatgaacattaaattcaattttttattttttataaaaaatgaaattaaattttcatgttttaactTTTCATAGAGATAAATATGTTTTGATGAAATTAAATGAATATTGATATAGGTTTACCCATGGGTACctaaattactattttatttgttctaaaaagatcatgtaaaatattaatattaatatcattACTTTTTTTAGCAGAAAAACCTATTTACGGTCggaaaaaattgtttttaattttggcggaaaactaGGTTTCCGATTTTGACTAGGAAAAATTGATTTTCAGGTTTTGGccggaaaaactcgattttcgaGTTTGGccggaaaactcggttttctaGTTTTGGCAAACTCGgttttccagttttggcggaaaaactcagttttcgggttttggcgggaaaactcggttttcagGTTGGAAAACCCGGTTTTtcgattttggtgggaaaactcgggtttccggttttggcggaaaaactcgttttttgttttggcgggaaaactcggttttcggattttggcgggaaaactcggttttcgggttttggccggaaaactcgatttttgggttttggccagaaaactcggtttttgggttttggccggaaaaatcggttttcgggttttggccggaaaactcgattttcggGTTTTGACCGGAAAACTcagttttccggttttggccgaaaaactcggttttcgggttttggcggaaaattcggttttcgggttttggcggaaaattcgGTTTTCGGATTTGGGAGGAAAAATTCgatttttgggttttggcgggaaaactcagTTTTCCGGTTTTAGCCGAAAAACTTtatttctggttttggcggaaaactcaGTTTTCAGGTTTTGGTCGGAAAACTCAGTTTTTgtgttttggcggaaaattcggttttcgggttttggtggaaaaactcggttttccggttttggggGAAAAATTTGGTTTCCGGTTTTGGGGAAAAAATtcgattttccggtttttgGGGGAAAAATCTGATTTCCGGTTTTGGGGGAAAAATTTGGTTTCATGTAAAACTCTGTAATTCTTGGGATAAATTAAGGGTATTATCGACTTTTAATAGTTTTGGATGAGTTTGTTGTTTCTAGAAACACTTAAAAATCTCATCCAGAAATCCTGAAAAATCTGTATGAGTTATGAAAAATATCTAGATGCTGTGTCCAACTTAAACTCTTATTTTACATCAAACGAACATCGGTCCGCGTCTACGTCTGGATGCTGCGTCCAGATCACGAAACGAACAGGG is a genomic window containing:
- the LOC108809844 gene encoding zinc finger protein ZAT11 — protein: MKRERSEFEQSIKNLDIARCLMILSQTSIVKQVDVNQYTERNTSNRFECKTCNRKFSSFQALGGHRASHKKPKLSVDQKEVKHVTNSYNGTRVHECSICGQSFGTGQALGGHMRRHRSSTKVEPSQLISPVIPNVPVLKRCSSSKRVLSLDLNLTPLENDLETIFGKTFFPNIDMKFVV